The Methylomagnum ishizawai genome has a window encoding:
- a CDS encoding cell division protein ZipA C-terminal FtsZ-binding domain-containing protein yields MDRDTIRIVLLVIGLLVIAGIYIWGRHRQKLLDFLQRRGEYDELGYDPGQEAPPPKSRYQDPDDDEFESLGYKGRKPAAPEPAAYGLDDDLDNDLLDFGESKPAPEPPPAKSKPEAAAKTPPEPKKTTGSAPIPVLIQVSVVASGGRRYFQGDDLRDALLDLDLIHGSMGIFHRYDRKFRETLFSVASLVEPGTFPMDNMEAFECPGVVLFFQPDRVSNPIAVFDDLVRTSHKLANRLGGAEWDEKRQPLTQDKIAHMRGLLEDACEDS; encoded by the coding sequence ATGGACAGAGATACTATTCGCATCGTCCTCTTGGTGATCGGCCTCCTGGTGATCGCCGGCATCTATATCTGGGGCCGCCACCGGCAGAAACTGCTGGATTTCCTCCAACGCCGCGGCGAATACGATGAATTGGGCTACGACCCCGGCCAGGAAGCCCCGCCGCCCAAATCCCGTTATCAAGACCCCGACGACGACGAATTCGAAAGCCTGGGCTATAAGGGCCGCAAACCCGCCGCGCCGGAACCCGCCGCCTACGGCCTGGACGACGATCTCGACAACGATCTGTTGGACTTCGGGGAATCCAAGCCCGCCCCCGAGCCACCACCGGCCAAATCCAAACCCGAAGCCGCCGCGAAAACCCCACCGGAACCCAAGAAAACCACCGGCAGCGCCCCGATCCCGGTCTTGATCCAGGTCAGCGTGGTGGCGAGCGGCGGGCGGCGCTATTTCCAGGGCGACGACCTCCGCGACGCGCTGCTCGACCTGGATTTGATCCACGGCAGCATGGGCATCTTCCACCGCTACGACCGCAAGTTCCGGGAAACCCTGTTCAGCGTCGCCAGCCTGGTCGAACCCGGCACCTTCCCGATGGACAACATGGAAGCCTTCGAATGCCCCGGCGTGGTGCTGTTCTTCCAGCCCGACCGGGTATCCAACCCTATCGCGGTGTTCGACGACTTGGTCCGCACCAGCCACAAGCTGGCGAACCGGCTGGGCGGGGCCGAGTGGGATGAAAAACGCCAGCCCCTGACCCAGGACAAAATCGCCCATATGCGCGGCCTGCTGGAAGACGCCTGCGAAGACTCATGA
- the ligA gene encoding NAD-dependent DNA ligase LigA gives MNTPESARHRAAELRGQIEFHNERYHKFDAPVIPDAEFDALMRELIALEHDHPELRTPDSPTQRVGSAPLKAFAEVRHEVPMLSLDNAFTDGDVADFERRAQKPLHGVALDYLVEPKLDGLAVSLIYENGLLARAATRGDGQTGEDITHNVRTIRAVPLRLAGAGWPARFEARGEVFMPKAGFEALNERARRLGEKTFANPRNAAAGSLRQLDPKITAARPLAFFCYGYGAYPTAELPATQSELMARFKSWGLPVNPESHVVQGSAACLDYYRDLRARRAGLDYDIDGVVYKIDRLDQRETLGFVARAPRWAIAHKFPAEEATTRVTAIEVQVGRTGALTPVARLEPVFVGGVTVTNATLHNIDEVRRKDIRVGDTVVVRRAGDVIPEVVKSLPELRDTEVPLFELPTHCPVCGSEVETAEGEAIARCSGGLYCPAQHKEAIKHFASRRAMDIDGLGDKLVDQILDKGLIKTVADLYRLQVDELAGLERMGRKSAENLVAALDKSKHTSLPRFLYALGIREVGEVTAQTLAAHFRELPAIQAADEETLQTVPDVGPSVAHHIHTFFRQPHNLEVVAALLAAGIDWEPMPELPPAAELPLKGQTFVVTGTLESLSREEAKARLQALGGKVAGSVSKNTRAVIAGADPGSKLAKARELGVEVLDEAGFLALLDGAA, from the coding sequence ATGAACACCCCCGAATCCGCCCGGCACCGCGCCGCCGAATTGCGCGGACAGATCGAATTCCACAACGAGCGCTATCACAAGTTCGACGCGCCGGTGATTCCAGACGCCGAATTCGACGCCTTGATGCGCGAACTCATCGCGCTGGAACACGACCATCCCGAACTGCGGACCCCCGATTCGCCCACGCAACGGGTGGGTTCGGCCCCGCTCAAGGCGTTCGCGGAAGTCCGCCACGAAGTCCCGATGCTGTCGCTGGACAACGCCTTCACCGACGGGGATGTGGCCGATTTCGAGCGGCGGGCGCAAAAGCCCTTGCACGGGGTGGCGCTGGATTATCTGGTCGAACCCAAGCTGGACGGGCTGGCCGTCAGCCTCATCTATGAAAACGGCCTCCTGGCGCGGGCCGCGACCCGTGGCGACGGCCAGACCGGCGAGGACATCACCCACAATGTCCGCACCATCCGCGCGGTGCCGCTGCGCTTGGCGGGCGCGGGCTGGCCGGCGCGGTTCGAGGCGCGGGGCGAGGTGTTCATGCCCAAGGCCGGTTTCGAGGCACTGAACGAACGGGCGCGGCGGCTGGGCGAAAAAACCTTCGCCAACCCGCGCAACGCCGCCGCCGGGAGCCTGCGCCAGCTCGACCCCAAGATCACCGCCGCCCGGCCCCTGGCTTTCTTCTGCTATGGCTACGGCGCTTATCCCACCGCCGAACTGCCCGCCACCCAAAGCGAACTGATGGCGCGGTTCAAGTCCTGGGGTTTGCCGGTCAACCCCGAATCGCATGTGGTCCAGGGCAGCGCGGCCTGCCTCGATTATTACCGCGATCTGCGGGCGCGGCGGGCCGGGCTGGATTACGACATCGACGGCGTGGTCTACAAGATCGACCGGCTGGACCAGCGCGAAACCCTGGGTTTCGTGGCCCGCGCCCCGCGCTGGGCCATCGCCCATAAATTCCCGGCGGAGGAAGCCACCACCCGCGTCACCGCCATCGAGGTGCAAGTCGGACGCACCGGTGCCTTGACCCCGGTGGCGCGGTTGGAGCCGGTGTTCGTCGGCGGCGTCACCGTCACCAACGCCACTTTGCACAATATCGACGAAGTCCGGCGCAAGGATATCCGGGTCGGCGATACCGTGGTGGTGCGGCGGGCGGGCGATGTCATCCCGGAAGTGGTGAAAAGCCTCCCGGAATTACGGGACACCGAAGTCCCGCTGTTCGAGTTGCCCACGCACTGCCCCGTATGTGGCTCGGAGGTGGAAACCGCCGAAGGCGAGGCCATCGCCCGCTGTAGCGGCGGCTTGTATTGCCCGGCCCAGCACAAGGAAGCCATCAAGCATTTCGCCTCGCGCCGGGCCATGGATATCGACGGCCTGGGCGACAAGCTGGTGGACCAAATCCTCGACAAGGGTCTCATCAAAACCGTGGCCGACCTCTACCGGCTCCAGGTCGATGAACTGGCCGGTTTGGAGCGCATGGGCCGCAAATCGGCGGAAAACCTGGTCGCCGCGCTCGACAAGAGCAAACACACCAGCTTGCCGCGCTTCCTCTACGCCTTGGGAATACGCGAGGTGGGCGAAGTCACCGCCCAGACCTTGGCCGCGCATTTCCGCGAACTCCCCGCCATCCAAGCCGCCGACGAGGAAACCCTGCAAACCGTGCCCGACGTGGGTCCGTCGGTCGCCCACCATATCCACACCTTCTTCCGCCAACCCCATAACCTGGAAGTGGTCGCGGCGCTGCTGGCGGCGGGAATAGACTGGGAACCGATGCCCGAGTTGCCGCCCGCCGCCGAATTGCCGCTCAAGGGCCAAACCTTCGTCGTCACCGGCACGCTGGAATCCCTATCCCGCGAGGAAGCCAAGGCCAGGCTGCAAGCCCTGGGCGGCAAGGTCGCGGGGAGCGTCTCCAAAAATACCCGCGCCGTCATCGCCGGGGCCGATCCCGGCTCGAAGCTGGCCAAGGCGCGGGAATTGGGCGTCGAGGTCTTGGACGAGGCGGGGTTCCTGGCTTTGTTGGATGGCGCGGCCTGA
- the ubiD gene encoding 4-hydroxy-3-polyprenylbenzoate decarboxylase, with amino-acid sequence MKYHDLRDFILALEAQGELKRIRLEADPYLEITEICDRTLKAGGPALLFEQPKGSQHRLLGNLFGTPRRVALGMGQESVDALREVGRLLAFLKEPDPPKGFRDMFDKLPLFKQVLNMPAKLVKHPPCQEIVLGGSDIDLGRYPIQTCWPGDAGPLITWALVVTKGPHKERQNLGIYRQQVISPNKTIMRWLAHRGGALDFRDWQAARPGEPFPVAVALGADPATILGAVTPVPDSLSEYAFAGLLRGSKTEVAQCLTSDLQVPASAEIVLEGFLYPGETAPEGPFGDHTGYYNEVDEFPVFTIERITQRSDAIYHSTYTGRPPDEPAVLGVALNEVFVPILQKQYPEIVDFYLPPEGCSYRLAVVSMKKQYPGHAKRVMFGVWGFLRQFMYTKFVIVVDDDVDARNWQDVVWAITTRMDPARDITLIENTPIDYLDFASPVSGLGSKAGFDATNKWPGETQREWGTTIQMTEAVKRRVDAIWAELNIL; translated from the coding sequence ATGAAATACCACGACCTCCGCGACTTCATCCTAGCCCTGGAAGCCCAAGGCGAACTCAAGCGCATCCGCCTGGAAGCCGACCCCTACCTCGAAATCACCGAAATCTGCGACCGCACCTTGAAAGCGGGCGGCCCCGCGCTCTTGTTCGAGCAACCCAAGGGCAGCCAACACCGCCTGCTCGGCAACCTGTTCGGGACACCGCGCCGGGTGGCCCTGGGGATGGGCCAGGAATCGGTGGACGCCCTGCGCGAGGTCGGCAGGCTGCTGGCCTTCCTCAAGGAACCCGACCCGCCCAAGGGTTTCCGCGACATGTTCGACAAGCTGCCGCTGTTCAAGCAGGTATTGAACATGCCGGCCAAGCTGGTGAAACACCCGCCTTGCCAGGAAATCGTGCTGGGCGGTTCCGACATCGACCTCGGACGCTATCCCATCCAAACCTGCTGGCCGGGCGATGCCGGGCCGCTCATCACCTGGGCCTTGGTCGTCACCAAGGGACCGCACAAGGAACGCCAGAACCTTGGCATCTACCGCCAACAGGTTATCTCGCCTAATAAAACCATCATGCGCTGGCTGGCGCATCGCGGCGGCGCATTGGACTTCCGCGACTGGCAAGCGGCCCGTCCGGGCGAACCCTTCCCGGTCGCCGTGGCCTTGGGGGCCGATCCCGCCACCATCCTGGGCGCGGTGACGCCGGTGCCCGACAGCCTGTCGGAATACGCCTTCGCGGGGCTCCTGCGCGGCTCCAAGACCGAGGTCGCCCAATGCCTGACCTCCGACCTGCAAGTGCCCGCCAGCGCCGAAATCGTGCTGGAAGGCTTCCTTTATCCGGGCGAAACCGCCCCGGAAGGCCCGTTCGGCGACCACACCGGCTATTACAACGAGGTGGACGAATTCCCGGTGTTCACCATCGAGCGCATCACCCAGCGCAGCGACGCCATCTACCACAGCACCTACACCGGCCGCCCGCCCGACGAACCCGCCGTCCTCGGCGTGGCGCTGAACGAGGTATTCGTGCCCATCCTGCAAAAACAGTATCCGGAAATCGTCGATTTCTACCTGCCGCCCGAGGGCTGTTCCTATCGTCTGGCGGTGGTCAGCATGAAAAAGCAATATCCGGGGCACGCCAAGCGGGTGATGTTCGGGGTGTGGGGCTTCCTCAGGCAATTCATGTATACCAAATTCGTCATCGTAGTGGACGATGACGTGGACGCCCGTAACTGGCAAGATGTGGTCTGGGCCATCACCACCCGTATGGACCCGGCGCGGGATATCACCTTGATCGAAAACACGCCCATCGATTATCTGGATTTCGCCTCGCCGGTATCCGGGCTGGGTTCCAAGGCCGGTTTCGACGCCACCAACAAATGGCCGGGGGAAACCCAGCGGGAATGGGGCACGACGATCCAGATGACCGAGGCGGTGAAAAGGCGGGTGGATGCGATCTGGGCGGAGTTGAATATCTTGTAA